TGGGGCATCAATGACCGCGTGGTGAATATCGGCGTGGGGGCCAACGATCTTTATGTGGAGACCGTGCCGGGGCCGCTGTTCGCCAATTCCTTTCTGCCCGGCTCGGCCATCCCCACCAACAACTGGATGGGCTATGTCACGCGCTACAAGGGGTCTCGTACCTCGGGTGGGCTGATGCTGGATTTGGGCCAGACCTTGCCCGAAGGCACGCGCTGGCGCGGGTTGCGATCCAAGACTCCGCTGACCCCCGAACAACTGTCGAATAATCTTGGCTCGGGCGCGGCGAACTTTCCTACGATGCTGCTGCCGTCGGGCTGGATCTGGAATTCCGACGGCACGGTACTGGATCCGTATCTGCGTTCGGCGCGGTTAACCGACTGGACCACGGACAACTTCGGCCACCTGTGGATGACCTATTGGGGTGCGGGCGTGCTGCTGGACGATTTGCGCGGCGGACGTCCGGAGTTTTATCAGGCGGGACCTGCGGGAAACGACGTGCGCACGATTCTGGTGCAGAAGGACGACGTGTGGCTGGCCGGATTGAATGCGGGCGACCGCAAAGGCATCGCGCGCGCATCGACCAATTTGAAAGAGTGGCAGGTCTACGAGAGCCGCGACAACTCGCGCATCCGTTCGACCAACACGTTCGACATGGCGGCTTGGGACGGTGACATGTGGTTTGCCACCGATGATGGCCTGCTGGCCTTCCGCGACAAGGACAAAAGCTGGCGGCTCTACGGCGTCAACCAACATTTGCAGAGCGATCAGGTTACCGCGCTGGCCGCAGCGGACAGCGAATTGTGGATCGGCACGGCAGATGGCTTGTCGGTGATGACGCGCGCCAGCCGCGACGTATTCCGTATCAACAATCGTGGGCCGCTGCTGACCAACATCACACGGCTTGCGCTGTGCGGCGACACGCTGTATGTGGGCACGGGTCTGGGGCTCTACAAGGGTTGCACCAAAGACCGCAGCTTTGCGTTTGCCGGCGTCGATCCGACCATTACCAGCGCGGCAGTAACCGATCTGTCGGTCATTCAAACGGAAGTCTGGATCGCCACCACGGGCGGCGTGCTGGCCTACGATCAATCCACAGGCAAGTCGAAGAGTTACCAGTTGAGCTGGCTGGGAGGCAATCCGCCTACGGCCATTTATGCGGCGAGCAGCTTTGTGTGGGTGGGCACGCAGGCCGGACTCTATCGTTACCGGCGATCCAACAACGAATGGATTTCCTACACCACCGCCGACGGGCTGGTGGACAATCGCATACTGGCGCTGCGGGGCGATGGGGATGATTTATTGATCGGAACCGCCAACGGCCTGACGCGTTTCTACTGGAACCGCCCCAACCGGGCACGATGAAGGAAAAAGCTGAAACGCTGAAATTCTGAAAGGCTGAACATTCAGGAATACATGATGAGAAAACAGGTTGCAGGAACTCTGGCCGCGATCATCGTGGCCCTTTGCGTGGGTGTGATGGCACATGGTGCGATGGCGCAAGGCACGGCGGATTCGGCGAAAGTTTACACCCAGAGCGGGCGGGATTTGGCCAATGCCAAGAAGTTCGACGAAGCACTGGCGGCCTTCGACCGGGCGATTACCCTCGATCCTTCTTATGAAGACGCATGGCGCGGCAAGGGTGCGGTGCTGTGGCTGATGGACAAGCAGCCGGAAGCTCTGGCGGCTACCGAGAAGGCGATTGAACTGAAGGGCGATGACGTCAAGGCGTGGCTCAACAAGGGCCGCATCTATTTGCGGATGGGCAAGAACGAGGATGCCCTGCAGGCCTTCGAACACGTCACCACACTGGATGCCAACAATGAAGATGCCCTGATGGGGCAATTCGTGACGTTGCGGGAGTTGAAACGGCCCGACGACATGCTCAAGGCATTGGACAGGCTGATTGCCCTCAAGCCGAGCGATCCTGAGCGCTGGCTGCGCAAGGCGATGGAATCCGCCGAAGCGGGAAAATACGATGAATCCCTCGCGGCCTTTGACCGCCTCACGGTCTTGCAGCCGGACTCGGCCATGAACTGGATCGGCAAGGGCCAGGTATACACCGCGATGAAGCGTTATGACGACGCCGTTGCGGCGCTGGACAAGGCAACCACCATTGCTCCCGGTTCGGCCAATGCATGGAGTCTCAGAGGCGTGGTGCTCAGCGGCGCGAAGAAGTACGACGAGGCCATAGCGTCCTATGACCGCGCCAACTCCCTCGAACCGAAGAACGCGGAAGTTCTCTACAACCGCGCCTGTGCCTGGTCTTTGAAAGGTGACAAGGCCAAAGCCCTTGCCGACCTGCAGAGCGCCATCAGCATCGAGAGTTCCATCAAATCCGCCGCTCCGCAGGACAAAGACTTTCAAAGCCTGTGGAACGATCCGGAATTCAAGAAGTTGACGGAGTGAGAAGAAAAGGCTGAAAGGCTGAAAATCTGAAAGAAGAGACCCCCCTTAGTCCCCCCTTATTCTAAGGGGGGAGACCCGACCCCCTTGATCCCCCATAAACGGGGAGAGACCCTCGGCTCCTTCCCCCTTTGAAAAAGGGGGAATAGAAGGGGGTGCTGTCTCTGAATACTGACACAATTATAACGTTTCACTTTACTCAAGAATCCTATGTCAACTTTCCGTCTTCCTCCGGATACCCGCATGGGGGCGGTGCACCTGCGGATTACCGATCTCGCCCGCTCGCTCGCCTTTTACAGCGGGCTACTTGGGCTCAAGAATGGCGGGCGCGATGAGTCCGCCGTGCAATTATCCGCCGGCGAAGGCTCGCCTCTGCTGCTGCTGACGGAGTTGGCCGCTGCCAAACCCCGCCCCCGCCACAGCACCGGGCTTTTTCATATGGCGATCCGTGTGCCGGATCGCGCGGAACTTGCAAGCGTTATCCGCCATTTGCATTCCGCTCACTGGCCGCTGCACGGTTTTGCGAACCACGGAGTCAGCGAATCGGTGTACCTTGTCGATCCGGATGAGAACGGCATCGAGATTTACGCCGATCTGCCCCGGGAAGACTGGCGGATGATTCAGGGCCAGATTGCCATGACGACCGATCCGCTGGACGTACCCGCGTTGCTTAAACTTGCCCCGGCCACGTGGGACGGTCTGAGCGCTGCCACACAGATCGGCCACGTACATTTGCAGGTGTCGGATCTGAAAAAGGCACGGGACTTTTATCACGATCTGCTGGGCTTCGATGTCACCCAAGAGTCCTACCCGGGCGCGCTGTTCTTTTCCGCCGGCGGTTATCACCACCACGTCGCCGTCAATATCTGGGGCTCGCGCGGTGGGACGCCCACACCGGTCGATTGCGCCGGTCTCCAGTCTTTCCGTATTGTGATCCCCGATGCCGAGAGTCTGAGCGCGTTGTGGAACCGTCTTCAGGAAGGCGGAGTTACAACCGAATCCGCACAGCACGACTCCCTTGCGGGTATTGCCGTCTATGACCGCGATAATATCCGCCTCGAAATTCTGACTCCCGCCGCTTAGTCTTTGCGTGTGAATGTCAGCGCCACCGCCCGCGCTTTATTCTTCGGATTTACCTCTCTTTTTGATAGCGCGCCGCCTCTGCAAGAGCAAGAGTTCCTTGCTGTTGCGCACCAAGGGAACTTGGCGATGGCCTGTGAAAATGGAGTCTTGGGATCTATTTTGCGGACAACATAGTTCAAATACGTGAACCCATAGGGAAGATCATCCTGGCACGGAGGCCCGCAAGGATCTCTGTTGTGCCAAAGGCGGCCAACGCATTCTTCTCTATCTTTGGTTCAGGTCGGTTTGGAAGATACTCGCCCGCGGCGCTTTGGCCGCGGAGCGATGCCGGATAGAGCAGAGGATTCATGAAGACTTGTCAGGCATGTGAACGGCGACCGGCAGTGGTCGAGTTCATTCAGGTGACGGGCGATGAACGCCGCGAGATGGCCCTGTGCCGCGAGTGTGCCCTGTCGATGGGCGTGCGCGCGCAGGTCGAAGCCTTCCAGCGCCTGTCGCAGCTCCTGATGCAGCAGAACGCGTCCGCCAGCCCGTTCGATGCCGATGACCTGCAGGCCACATGCACCCGCTGCGGCCTGGTGTTCGAAGAGTTTGTGCGCACCGGCTTGCTGGGCTGCCCGCAATGCTATCAGGATTTCGAGCATCAGCTCAAGCCTGCGCTGCGACGCCTGCACGGCGTCACCCGACAGATCACCGATGAGACGGCTCACGCGTCTCAGACGCCGCCGCCTCAATCGGCCGCCAAGCCCGCGGCCGAATCCAAGGGGGCTGAGAACCGGGCACAACTCGAAATCGAGTTGAATCTGGCCATCATGGATGAAGATTACGAGAAGGCCGCAACCCTTCGCGATAAACTGCGCAGACTGTAGCACGCTGGATTCATGCCGCAGAATCGCCAAGGGCGGGTCAAGTCGACCCGCCCTTGCGGCACCTGACCGGCACATTACGGGAGATAGGCTGAAAACCATGCATCCGACATTCACCAATTCGCCGCTGCACCAGATCTCCGAATACCCGGCATGGGCACGCGCGGCGGGCGACGAAAGCGCCGTGATTCTCACCACGCGGGTGCGCATTGCGCGCAATCTCGTGGGCGAAGTCTTTCCGTACCGGATGGATTCGGAAGCGCGGATTCGTGTGATGCGGCAAGTGGCGCGCAGCATTGCGGAATTGCAGGAAGCTGCGGACGGTGTCTTCTATTCTCTGGCGGCACTGGCGCCTCTGGAAATCAATCTGCTGGTGGAGCGCCGCACGATCTCGCCGCAACTGGCGCGGGATGACAACCCCCGCGGGGTCTTTGCCTGGAAAGACATTGATCGCGCGATTATGGTCTGTGAAGAAGACCATGTGCGTTTGACGGAAATCGTCCCCGGTCTGGCTCCTGCCAAGGCTTTCGAGAATCTGCAGCCCGTGTTGCGCCAGCTTTCTTCCGCCCTGCAGTTCTGTGCCGATGACAACCTCGGTTTTCTCACGGCCTGCCCCGCAAATCTTGGCGCGGCGGTACGCACGTCCCTATTCTGCCATCTGCCCGCGCTGGTGATTTCCGGCGGAATGGAAGCCCTGGCCTCTCATGCGGCGGACGCGGAATTTACCGTGCGCGGCTTCTGGGGCGAAGGCTCCGAAGTGCTG
This genomic stretch from bacterium harbors:
- a CDS encoding tetratricopeptide repeat protein; its protein translation is MMRKQVAGTLAAIIVALCVGVMAHGAMAQGTADSAKVYTQSGRDLANAKKFDEALAAFDRAITLDPSYEDAWRGKGAVLWLMDKQPEALAATEKAIELKGDDVKAWLNKGRIYLRMGKNEDALQAFEHVTTLDANNEDALMGQFVTLRELKRPDDMLKALDRLIALKPSDPERWLRKAMESAEAGKYDESLAAFDRLTVLQPDSAMNWIGKGQVYTAMKRYDDAVAALDKATTIAPGSANAWSLRGVVLSGAKKYDEAIASYDRANSLEPKNAEVLYNRACAWSLKGDKAKALADLQSAISIESSIKSAAPQDKDFQSLWNDPEFKKLTE
- a CDS encoding VOC family protein, with protein sequence MSTFRLPPDTRMGAVHLRITDLARSLAFYSGLLGLKNGGRDESAVQLSAGEGSPLLLLTELAAAKPRPRHSTGLFHMAIRVPDRAELASVIRHLHSAHWPLHGFANHGVSESVYLVDPDENGIEIYADLPREDWRMIQGQIAMTTDPLDVPALLKLAPATWDGLSAATQIGHVHLQVSDLKKARDFYHDLLGFDVTQESYPGALFFSAGGYHHHVAVNIWGSRGGTPTPVDCAGLQSFRIVIPDAESLSALWNRLQEGGVTTESAQHDSLAGIAVYDRDNIRLEILTPAA
- a CDS encoding UvrB/UvrC motif-containing protein; translated protein: MKTCQACERRPAVVEFIQVTGDERREMALCRECALSMGVRAQVEAFQRLSQLLMQQNASASPFDADDLQATCTRCGLVFEEFVRTGLLGCPQCYQDFEHQLKPALRRLHGVTRQITDETAHASQTPPPQSAAKPAAESKGAENRAQLEIELNLAIMDEDYEKAATLRDKLRRL